Proteins encoded within one genomic window of Anopheles stephensi strain Indian unplaced genomic scaffold, UCI_ANSTEP_V1.0 ucontig60, whole genome shotgun sequence:
- the LOC118517183 gene encoding protein polybromo-1-like isoform X2 — protein MSKRRRTSSFQDDENSEEDASPEQSPVPATTRKKKRLDPMELCQHIYDSIRTFKKEDGTTLCDTFIRAPKRRQEPSYYEVVMNPIDLLKVQQKLKTDSYEDVEDLTADIELIVNNAKAFYKPDSTEYQDACKLLDVFNTNKKRVLENQIEEGCLEMKPRKITRPRKSLTIEEDEFDEGSDFDPYEELFAIVMTAADPLDNHDLHHMFQLLPSKKLYPGYYDIIDHPIDLKLIATKIQTSAYSNLNEMEKDLLQMTKNACTFNEPGSQIYKDAKMLKKIFMARKAEIESGRYRKPLTKRPRLASSAMVAALKEEIESSDDDFDDSMETEGDGPLWQLFDQLYNTANTNGAPLGESLWKLPNKRFHPEYYNLIKKPISMAQIRNKLKKGIYTHITDMTADLYLMLDNAKKANAPNTKTHKDALKMQKILNQKLIDSGDLEESDEEVDEEDTDSSTHTSSRKKARAARDSKSIGSPLHHSSISNVVVSKSNRVLPATSLKKKLLSLHEFLVGFTYDDHQPMALFMEKPSKKLYPDYYQVIQHPIDMATIENNIKADRYNTIDDIVGDYRLMFSNCRKYNEEGSMIYEDANILEKALNEKLKEFSGISKKLNLTGKIAKPVRKSNTTPLEVKLKQMYDTIREYREPKQNRQLSYIFMKLPSKSEYPDYYDIIKDPIDIEKIEKKLRQQVYESVDDMAADFMLMFENACKYNEPDSQIYKDALCLQQLLIQTKQALRSEETVPNVQQAVQELLLSLFTTFYNYQDEEGRCYSDSLAELAEYDECDGNRVRAISLDLIKRRLDKGLYKRLDTFQEDIFSCLERARRLSRTDSQVFEDSIELQSFFIKKRDELCQNGNVLESPALSYNTMHLSAAVESLRQSKLLQEEEADTDNDAVQASQGESMTIDQKVFSPGDFVYIDLPENKIPGIMYIERLWTTADNIKMMNGLILLRPHETFHVQTRKFMEQELFKSDQHVQIPLSKALNKCFVMHVRDYVKLMPENFASKDVFVCESRYSSKARSFKKLKTWNLIRANDPVKLIPREATLEVKRVMSVFKERVEKHKEELSELQLQEAMLEKEKPNVVIYMNGVEDGNVYYEQYNTVCGGVVKTGDYVYVATESGKQSISQITSIWETKDGKVLFRGPWLLTPPEVPGTISRLFYRQEVLLSTIQETTSAVAIVGRCAVLDQNEYITRRPTEIAEADVYMCESIFDEFKKQIRKIVAPSGLRKFTHSQMVTTDEVYHFRRPINPPKVTCGEIAAVQESKSTSNDFMDMKDDFGIIDDSIDGPPSIGSDTISTASPHPTHSTNTSTPSMSSKKTSKPGKKLVTGYILYSSEHRKTICASNPEATFGDVSRIVGNEWRNLSEQEKAVWEQRAIKINEESAAKHAAEMGESSCPSPANFKTDGPIVQDIVPNHAYECCWDKCDFQFEDPVECLEHCIGEGSGCVYKTFIASADQEFICIWRNCVRLRRNMPPFPTVARLVKHVKEVHLTKGVSKLVQPQDRSKNYVISKRPATGIHIVNNAPVANMANINSNNMGTITLQPMGNVGSLSTNSGNANITGMSCQNTSVMTGSNPIQPLHALQPSSISAASGINASQLGNSIAAAPYFSYVSSQPAEPLFVTVPPRPQRVLHSEAYIKYIERLQQKSSYITPWQKTLTATRETIPNTDVNRLPSQWLGTRAQDRSDTVVDALWQLRNLMMREVIQFDRF, from the exons ATGAGCAAAAGACGTCGGACGAGCTCATTCCAAGATGACGAAAACAGCGAAGAGGATGCTTCCCCCGAACAAAGCCCCgtgccagcaacaacaaggaaaaagaagaggcTTGATCCG ATGGAATTATGTCAACATATTTACGATTCAATTAGAACATTCAAAAAAGAGGATGGCACTACACTTTGTGACACATTTATTCGAGCACCCAAGCGTCGCCAAGAACCATCGTACTATGAAGTAGTAATGAATCCGATTGATTTATTGAAAGTTCAACAGAAACTGAAGACAGATTCATATGAGGATGTGGAAGATTTAACCGCCGATATTGAACTGATTGTAAACAATGCAAAAGCCTTTTATAAGCCCGATTCTACCGAATATCAAGACGCTTGCAAGCTGTTGGATGTGTTTAATACTAACAAAAAACGTGTTTTAGAAAATCAAATAGAAGAAGGATGCTTGGAAATGAAGCCCAGAAAAATCACACGTCCACGAAAATCGCTCACAATCGAAGAAGATGAATTCGACGAAGGTTCAGATTTCGACCCGTACGAGGAACTATTTGCAATCGTCATGACGGCAGCGGATCCTTTGGATAACCATGACTTGCATCACATGTTTCAGCTGTTACCATCGAAAAAACTCTATCCTGGTTACTATGACATTATCGATCACCCGATAGATTTGAAACTGATTGCtacaaaaattcaaaccagTGCCTACTCAAACCTCaatgaaatggaaaaggaTTTGTTGCAAATGACGAAAAACGCATGCACCTTCAATGAGCCCGGATCGCAAATTTACAAGGATGCAAAAATgctgaagaaaatatttatgGCACGCAAAGCGGAAATAGAATCAGGACGGTATAGAAAACCACTCACCAAACGTCCTAGGCTTGCGTCTAGTGCGATGGTGGCAGCGTTGAAGGAAGAAATAGAAAGCTCCGACGATGATTTTGACGATTCCATGGAAACCGAAGGTGATGGTCCGCTTTGGCAACTGTTTGACCAACTGTACAACACTGCTAATACTAATG GTGCGCCTTTGGGTGAATCTCTGTGGAAACTGCCGAATAAACGATTTCATCCCGAATACTACAACCTGATCAAGAAGCCGATTTCCATGGCTCAAATAAGAAACAAGCTGAAAAAAGGAATCTATACTCATATCACCGATATGACCGCCGACTTATATTTGATGCTGGATAATGCGAAAAAAGCAAACGCTCCAAACACAAAAACTCACAAG GATGCACTGAAAATGCAGAAAATTCTCAACCAAAAGTTGATCGATTCCGGAGATTTAGAAGAAAGCGATGAAGAAGTGGATGAAGAAGATACGGATTCGTCAACCCACACATCATCACGAAAAAAGGCTCGCGCAGCCAGGGACAGCAAAAGTATTGGTTCTCCTTTACACCACAGCTCCATAAGTAATGTAGTCGTTTCAAAATCCAACCGCGTATTGCCGGCAACTTCGTTAAAAAAGAAGCTGTTATCGCTACATGAATTCCTTGTCGGTTTTACGTATGATGATCATCAACCTATGGCCCTGTTCATGGAAAAGCCTTCGAAAAAGTTGTATCCGGATTACTATCAAGTTATTCAGCATCCGATTGACATGGCGACAAtagaaaacaacataaaagcCGACCGTTATAACACAATCGATGATATTGTGGGCGATTATCGGTTGATGTTTTCAAACTGTCGTAAGTATAACGAAGAAGGATCGATGATCTACGAAGACGCCAACATCTTGGAAAAGGcattaaatgaaaaattaaaggAATTCTCCGGCATAAGCAAAAAACTCAACCTTACAGGCAAAAT TGCCAAACCAGTCCGCAAAAGTAACACCACTCCACTTGAAGTAAAACTAAAGCAAATGTACGACACGATAAGGGAATACAgagaaccaaaacaaaatcggCAATTATCGTACATATTTATGAAATTACCTTCAAAAAGC GAATATCCGGACTATTATGATATCATCAAAGATCCGATCGATAttgaaaaaatcgaaaaaaagttACGACAGCAGGTTTATGAAAGCGTCGATGATATGGCTGCAGATTTTATGCTAATGTTTGAAAACGCTTGCAAGTACAATGAACCTGATTCTCAAATTTACAAGGATGCTCTATGTCTGCAACAATTGCTCATACAGACAAAACAAGCTTTGCGAAGTGAAGAAACTGTACCGAATGTTCAGCAAGCGGTACAGGAGCTTTTGTTGTCACTCTTtactacattttacaactatCAAGATGAAGAAGGTCGATGCTATTCGGATTCGTTGGCAGAATTAGCCGAGTACGATGAATGTGACGGCAATAG AGTGAGAGCGATTTCCTTGGATCTCATCAAACGTCGCCTAGACAAGGGTTTATACAAGCGTTTGGACACATTTCAAGAAGATATTTTTAGCTGCCTTGAACGTGCCCGTCGACTCAGCCGTACCGATTCACAAGTGTTTGAAGACTCAATTGAATTGCaatcatttttcataaaaaaacgtGACGAATTGTGTCAGAATGGTAATGTGCTTGAATCGCCCGCACTGAGCTACAACACAATGCACTTAAGCGCAGCGGTAGAATCTCTACGGCAATCCAAATTGTTgcaggaagaggaagctgACACAGACAATGATGCAGTG CAAGCATCTCAAGGCGAAAGTATGACGATTGATCAAAAAGTGTTTTCACCCGGAGACTTTGTATATATCGATTTAcccgaaaacaaaa TTCCTGGCATTATGTACATTGAGCGTCTATGGACAACTGCCGATAACATTAAAATGATGAACGGCCTAATACTTCTCCGGCCTCATGAAACGTTCCACGTGCAGACAAGGAAGTTCATGGAACAGGAATTATTTAAAAGCGATCAACATGTCCAAATCCCTTTATCCAAAGCGTTAAACAAATGCTTTGTAATGCACGTTCGAGATTATGTGAAACTAATGCCTGAAAATTTCGCCAGCaaagatgtgtttgtgtgcgaatCGCGGTACAGTTCTAAAGCAAGATCATTTAAGAAGCTCAAAACGTGGAATCTAATACGCGCCAATGATCCGGTAAAATTAATTCCTCGAGAAGCTACGCTCGAAGTGAAGCGTGTTATGTCTGTTTTTAAAGAGCGGGTAGAAAAGCACAAGGAAGAACTTTCGGAATTACAGCTGCAGGAGGCAATGCTAGAAAAAGAGAAGCCTAACGTGGTTATTTATATGAACGGAGTAGAAGATGGTAATGTGTACTATGAGCAGTACAACACTGTTTGTGGTGGTGTAGTAAAAACAGGCGATTACGTCTACGTAGCTACAGAATCTGGCAAGCAATCGATTTCACAAATTACATCCATTTGGGAAACGAAAGA tggaaaagttttgttcCGAGGTCCGTGGCTTTTAACTCCGCCCGAAGTTCCTGGTACTATTAGTAGGTTATTTTATCGACAAGAAGTACTGCTTTCAACTATTCAAGAAACTACTTCAGCTGTGGCAATTGTTGGCCGGTGTGCTGTGCTCGATCAAAATGAATATATCACTA GGAGGCCAACAGAAATCGCGGAAGCTGATGTATACATGTGCGAATCAATATTTGacgaatttaaaaaacaaattcgAAAAATAGTAGCTCCTTCCGGATTGCGTAAATTTACACATAGTCAAATGGTTACAACAGACGAAGTGTATCATTTCCGTCGTCCAATAAATCCACCCAAG GTCACCTGTGGCGAAATTGCAGCCGTGCAGGAGAGCAAATCCACATCGAATGATTTTATG GATATGAAGGATGACTTTGGCATCATCGATGATTCAATCGATGGGCCTCCGTCGATTGGGTCGGACACAATCTCTACGGCTTCGCCACATCCAACACATTCGACCAACACCAGCACACCGTCgatgagcagcaaaaaaacatccaaaccAGGCAAGAAGCTCGTAACGGGATACATACTGTATTCTAGCGAACACCGGAAGACTATATGTGCCAGCAATCCGGAAGCAACGTTCGGTGACGTATCGCGCATAGTCGGAAACGAATGGCGCAACTTGAGCGAACAGGAAAAGGCTGTTTGGGAGCAGCGCGCGATTAAGATCAATGAGGAAAGTGCGGCCAAACACGCCGCTGAAATGGGAGAATCAAGTTGTCCGAGCCCAGCAAACTTCAAAACCGACGGTCCAATCGTACAGGACATCGTGCCGAATCAT GCCTACGAATGCTGCTGGGATAAATGTGACTTTCAATTTGAAGACCCTGTCGAATGTTTGGAGCACTGTATTGGAGAAGGTTCGGGATGTGTGTACAAGACGTTCATTGCTTCGGCAGATCAAGAATTTATTTGCATCTGGCGTAACTGTGTACGACTCCGTCGAAATATGCCACCGTTTCCAACCGTTGCTCGATTGGTGAAGCACGTTAAAGAGGTGCACCTTACAAAAGGCGTAAGCAAGTTAGTTCAACCTCAGGACCGTAGCAAAAATTACGTTATTTCGAAGCGTCCAGCAACGGGCATACACATCGTAAATAATGCCCCAGTTGCTAATATGGCCAACATAAATTCTAACAACATGGGAACGATTACGTTGCAACCGATGGGAAATGTGGGAAGCCTTTCAACGAACAGCGGCAACGCAAACATTACTGGAATGTCCTGTCAAAACACGAGTGTAATGACTGGAAGTAATCCAATACAACCGTTGCATGCACTTCAGCCATCCTCAATATCCGCTGCAAGTGGAATTAATGCTTCTCAGCTTGGTAATTCAATTGCTGCTGCACCTTACTTCAGCT ATGTATCGTCTCAACCTGCGGAACCATTGTTTGTTACTGTGCCTCCCCGTCCGCAGCGTGTATTGCACTCCGAAGCGTACATAAAATATATAGAACGGCTTCAGCAGAAATCATCGTACATTACACCATGGCAAAAAACGTTAACAGCAACTAGGGAAACAATTCCCAATACGGATGTAAACCGGCTACCATCGCAGTGGTTAGGGACACGGGCCCAAGATCGTTCGGATACTGTAGTTGATGCGTTATGGCAGTTGCGAAATCTAATGATGAGGGAGGTTATTCAATTTGACCGTTTTTAA